One Gigantopelta aegis isolate Gae_Host chromosome 1, Gae_host_genome, whole genome shotgun sequence genomic region harbors:
- the LOC121368303 gene encoding LOW QUALITY PROTEIN: uncharacterized protein LOC121368303 (The sequence of the model RefSeq protein was modified relative to this genomic sequence to represent the inferred CDS: substituted 1 base at 1 genomic stop codon): MEIIKTERGHSKLCVEGFMYVKKIAKKDWIRWQCVHQRSSGCKGAVTTDVNVTDVRFHKIHDHDPDEAAIEVAKVRSSLREKALTIKARPAQILAAGLQKASNTARANLGRMDTLKRTICRQKRGTLPAEPASPRDLVIDGEWTNTGDNDDAQPFLIHDNRSGANNRVTVFATQQALQLLARSRTWYMDGNFKMAPNIXTQVYVIRVELGTSAVSCVYALVCVKHQSVYEELLQCVLDKCGEYGLYPDPEIVVTDFEKAVIQAVSSVLGEHVRTQGCFYHLCQSTYRKIQDLGLTKLYQTERDVKMFAGMIDGLAFLPLNQVMDGMAFLRDNIPDIELF, encoded by the coding sequence aTGGAGATTATTAAGACAGAGAGAGGTCATAGCAAGCTTTGTGTGGAAGGATTTATGTATGTTAAGAAAATAGCTAAGAAGGACTGGATTCGGTGGCAATGTGTGCATCAACGGTCCTCTGGCTGTAAAGGCGCCGTTACCACTGATGTTAATGTGACTGATGTACGTTTCCATAAGATCCATGATCATGATCCTGACGAGGCAGCTATTGAGGTGGCCAAGGTGCGCTCATCCCTGAGGGAGAAAGCCCTGACCATCAAAGCAAGACCTGCTCAGATTCTAGCTGCTGGTCTACAGAAAGCATCCAACACTGCCCGTGCTAACCTTGGGAGAATGGACACTTTGAAGAGAACCATCTGCCGGCAGAAACGTGGAACTCTCCCTGCTGAGCCTGCATCTCCGCGCGATTTGGTGATTGATGGTGAATGGACCAATactggtgataatgatgatgccCAGCCCTTCCTCATCCATGACAATAGATCTGGTGCCAACAACCGTGTGACGGTGTTTGCTACGCAACAAGCACTTCAGTTACTGGCACGCTCTAGGACCTGGTATATGGATGGGAACTTCAAGATGGCACCAAACATCTAGACCCAAGTTTATGTGATTCGTGTTGAACTCGGAACATCAGCAGTGTCTTGTGTATATGCTTTGGTGTGTGTTAAACACCAGTCAGTCTATGAGGAGCTGCTTCAATGTGTACTGGACAAGTGTGGTGAATATGGTCTCTATCCAGATCCGGAAATAGTGGTTACAGACTTTGAGAAGGCTGTTATACAAGCTGTTTCATCTGTCTTGGGGGAACACGTGAGGACACAGGGATGTTTCTACCACTTGTGCCAGAGTACCTACAGAAAGATACAGGACCTTGGACTAACAAAACTGTATCAGACTGAAAGAGATGTCAAGATGTTTGCAGGGATGATAGATGGTCTGGCATTTCTACCTCTGAATCAAGTGATGGATGGTATGGCTTTCCTCCGTGACAACATCCCTGATATTGAACTATTTTGA